In the genome of Bradyrhizobium sp. CIAT3101, one region contains:
- a CDS encoding GNAT family protein — MALFRLPSSGPAALAPRGNGLLLRAPQMSDFLQWAHLRETSRDYLTPWEPIWPSDDLTRSGFRRRLRRYSEDIAADRSYPFLIFRELDGAMVGGITLANVRRGIVQAGTIGYWVGQPHAHRGYMTAALRVLLPTLFGELNLHRVEAACIPTNAPSIRVLEKCGFSREGLARRYLCINGVWQDHLLFGLLHEDFRG; from the coding sequence ATGGCCCTGTTTCGCCTGCCATCCAGTGGACCTGCTGCTCTCGCCCCCCGCGGCAACGGATTGTTGCTGCGCGCGCCGCAGATGTCGGATTTCCTGCAGTGGGCGCATCTGCGCGAGACCAGCCGCGATTACCTGACCCCGTGGGAGCCGATCTGGCCGTCGGACGATTTGACCCGGTCCGGCTTTCGCCGCCGCCTGCGCCGCTATTCCGAGGATATCGCCGCGGACCGCTCCTACCCCTTCCTGATCTTCCGCGAGCTCGACGGCGCCATGGTCGGCGGCATCACGCTCGCCAACGTGCGGCGCGGCATCGTCCAGGCCGGCACCATCGGCTATTGGGTCGGCCAGCCCCACGCCCATCGCGGCTACATGACCGCGGCGCTGCGGGTGCTGCTGCCGACTCTGTTCGGCGAGCTCAATCTGCATCGGGTCGAGGCCGCCTGCATCCCCACCAATGCGCCGTCGATCCGGGTGCTGGAGAAGTGCGGCTTCTCCCGCGAGGGCCTTGCCCGCCGCTATCTCTGCATCAACGGGGTCTGGCAGGACCATCTGCTGTTCGGCCTGCTGCACGAGGATTTCCGCGGCTGA